Proteins encoded by one window of Xiphias gladius isolate SHS-SW01 ecotype Sanya breed wild chromosome 15, ASM1685928v1, whole genome shotgun sequence:
- the LOC120800432 gene encoding reticulon-3-B-like isoform X1, giving the protein MADSTSSRSDSSSSSSSSFNNSSSLRDLTHSALKLVHWKQPKKSGAAFGLSLLVLISVATLSIISVVSYLLLAFLCVTITFRVYKSVIQAVQKSDEGHPFRSLLERDISVSSESVRQLADQSLIHLNWFSSQTRRLLLVEDLVDSLKLAAVMWVMTYVGALFNGVTILILADIIFFTTPLIYQKKKTQIDQSIDLVRCRLEETLQKWVHIRICCSFTTEFYFFN; this is encoded by the exons atggCCGACTCAACCAGCAGCCGCTCTgactcttcatcatcatcatcatcatcattcaaCAACTCCTCCTCACTCAGAGACCTCACACACTCAG CCTTAAAACTCGTCCACTGGAAACAACCAAAGAAGTCGGGGGCGGCGTTTGGTCTGTCACTACTGGTTCTCATCTCCGTGGCAACGCTGTCCATCATCAGTGTGGTGTCCTACCTGTTGCTGGCCTTCCTTTGTGTCACCATCACCTTCAG GGTTTATAAATCAGTGATTCAGGCTGTCCAGAAATCAGACGAAGGTCATCCATTCAg GTCTCTGTTGGAGAGGGACATCTCGGTGTCCTCAGAGTCAGTCCGACAGCTGGCTGATCAGTCTCTGATCCACCTGAACTGGTTCAGCAGTCAGACCAGGAGGCTGCTGCTGGTCGAGGACCTGGTCGACTCTCTGAAG TTGGCCGCTGTAATGTGGGTAATGACGTATGTCGGAGCTTTGTTTAATGGAGTCACCATCCTGATCCTTG CTGACATCATTTTCTTCACCACTCCGCTGATCTACCAGAAGAAAAAG acacaGATTGATCAGAGCATCGACTTGGTTCGGTGCAGATTGGAAGAGACACTGCAGAAGTGGGTTCACATCAGgatctgctgcagcttcacaacagaattttatttttttaactga
- the LOC120800428 gene encoding acylphosphatase-2-like isoform X2: MFLSGLLFCLINVVMSENKLTSVDFEIFGNVQGSSQPKSTYLPSTVCQYTEDQGQRLGLSGWVKNTRQGTVIGQIQGHLDKVNDMKFWLKSVGSPSSRIDRAIFSNQRDISKLEIHGFSTRY, from the exons ATGTTTCTGtctgggcttttattttgtctcattAACGTTGTCAtgtctgaaaacaaactgacttCAGTGGATTTTGAGATTTTTGGGAATGTGCAGGGTAG CTCTCAGCC taaaagtacttactTACCTTCCACTGTGTGTCAGTACACAGAGGATCAGGGCCAGAGACTGGGCCTGAGCGGCTGGGTGAAGAACACCAGACAGGGCACGGTGATTGGTCAAATCCAGGGACATCTGGACAAAGTCAACGACAT GAAGTTCTGGCTCAAGAGCGTCGGCAGTCCAAGTTCTCGTATTGATCGAGCCATTTTCTCcaaccaaagagacatttctaaACTGGAGATCCATGGCTTCTCTACTCGCTACTGA
- the LOC120800432 gene encoding reticulon-3-B-like isoform X2, with protein sequence MADSTSSRSDSSSSSSSSFNNSSSLRDLTHSALKLVHWKQPKKSGAAFGLSLLVLISVATLSIISVVSYLLLAFLCVTITFRVYKSVIQAVQKSDEGHPFRSLLERDISVSSESVRQLADQSLIHLNWFSSQTRRLLLVEDLVDSLKLAAVMWVMTYVGALFNGVTILILADIIFFTTPLIYQKKKTQIDQSIDLVRCRLEETLQKLQNRLPGAVKRTKAE encoded by the exons atggCCGACTCAACCAGCAGCCGCTCTgactcttcatcatcatcatcatcatcattcaaCAACTCCTCCTCACTCAGAGACCTCACACACTCAG CCTTAAAACTCGTCCACTGGAAACAACCAAAGAAGTCGGGGGCGGCGTTTGGTCTGTCACTACTGGTTCTCATCTCCGTGGCAACGCTGTCCATCATCAGTGTGGTGTCCTACCTGTTGCTGGCCTTCCTTTGTGTCACCATCACCTTCAG GGTTTATAAATCAGTGATTCAGGCTGTCCAGAAATCAGACGAAGGTCATCCATTCAg GTCTCTGTTGGAGAGGGACATCTCGGTGTCCTCAGAGTCAGTCCGACAGCTGGCTGATCAGTCTCTGATCCACCTGAACTGGTTCAGCAGTCAGACCAGGAGGCTGCTGCTGGTCGAGGACCTGGTCGACTCTCTGAAG TTGGCCGCTGTAATGTGGGTAATGACGTATGTCGGAGCTTTGTTTAATGGAGTCACCATCCTGATCCTTG CTGACATCATTTTCTTCACCACTCCGCTGATCTACCAGAAGAAAAAG acacaGATTGATCAGAGCATCGACTTGGTTCGGTGCAGATTGGAAGAGACACTGCAGAA gctgCAGAACAGGTTACCAGGAGCTGTGAAAAGGACCAAAGCTGAGTGA
- the LOC120800428 gene encoding acylphosphatase-2-like isoform X1, with translation MFLSGLLFCLINVVMSENKLTSVDFEIFGNVQGVCFRMYTEDQGQRLGLSGWVKNTRQGTVIGQIQGHLDKVNDMKFWLKSVGSPSSRIDRAIFSNQRDISKLEIHGFSTRY, from the exons ATGTTTCTGtctgggcttttattttgtctcattAACGTTGTCAtgtctgaaaacaaactgacttCAGTGGATTTTGAGATTTTTGGGAATGTGCAGG gtGTTTGCTTCAGAATG TACACAGAGGATCAGGGCCAGAGACTGGGCCTGAGCGGCTGGGTGAAGAACACCAGACAGGGCACGGTGATTGGTCAAATCCAGGGACATCTGGACAAAGTCAACGACAT GAAGTTCTGGCTCAAGAGCGTCGGCAGTCCAAGTTCTCGTATTGATCGAGCCATTTTCTCcaaccaaagagacatttctaaACTGGAGATCCATGGCTTCTCTACTCGCTACTGA